A DNA window from Streptococcus sp. LPB0220 contains the following coding sequences:
- the pepV gene encoding dipeptidase PepV, whose product MTTVDFKAEVEKRRDEMMADLYSLLEINSERDDSKADAEHPFGPGPVKALEKFLEIAKRDGYETKNVDNYAGHFIFGEGEEELGIFAHMDVVPAGSGWKTDPYKPEIIDGKLYARGSSDDKGPTMACYYGLKIIKDLGLPVSKRVRFVVGTDEESGWADMDYYFKHVGLPEPDFGFSPDAEFPIINGEKGNITEYLHFGNDNTGSAHLHSFTGGLRENMVPESATAVVSGQLPDLAGLLDAFAKEHQLQYEISTVDEETYTVTIIGKSAHGSTPEDGINGATYLALLLNQFDFGGAAKAYLHVTASLLHEDFAGEKLGIAHTDAKMGPLSMNAGVFHFDDSQADNTIALNIRYPQGTDPETIKSTLEKIEGVATVSLSAHGHTPHYVPMDDELVSTLLRVYEKQTGLKGHEQVIGGGTFGRLLKRGVAFGAMFPDYVNTMHQANEFADVEDLYRAAAIYAETIYELIK is encoded by the coding sequence ATGACAACAGTTGACTTTAAAGCAGAAGTAGAAAAACGTCGCGATGAGATGATGGCTGACCTATACAGCCTCTTGGAAATCAATTCTGAACGCGATGACAGCAAGGCAGATGCAGAGCATCCTTTTGGACCTGGTCCTGTAAAAGCTCTTGAAAAATTCTTGGAAATTGCCAAACGTGATGGCTATGAAACCAAGAATGTCGACAATTATGCCGGTCACTTTATTTTTGGTGAAGGAGAAGAAGAGCTTGGGATCTTTGCCCATATGGACGTCGTGCCAGCAGGTAGTGGCTGGAAAACGGATCCCTACAAACCAGAAATTATCGATGGTAAGCTCTATGCGCGTGGTTCGTCTGATGATAAAGGGCCTACAATGGCCTGCTACTATGGTTTGAAGATCATTAAAGACCTAGGACTCCCTGTTTCTAAGCGCGTGCGTTTTGTAGTCGGAACGGATGAAGAATCAGGTTGGGCTGACATGGACTACTATTTCAAACATGTCGGACTTCCTGAGCCAGATTTTGGCTTCTCACCAGATGCGGAATTCCCAATCATCAATGGGGAAAAAGGAAACATCACTGAGTACCTTCATTTTGGAAATGACAACACAGGAAGTGCCCATCTTCATAGCTTTACAGGTGGCCTTCGTGAAAACATGGTACCAGAGTCGGCGACTGCAGTCGTTTCTGGACAACTTCCAGATCTTGCTGGCCTCTTAGATGCCTTTGCCAAGGAACACCAGCTTCAGTATGAAATCTCAACTGTGGATGAAGAAACCTATACTGTTACAATTATTGGGAAATCTGCTCATGGATCAACTCCTGAAGATGGAATCAATGGTGCGACATACTTGGCTCTCTTGTTGAACCAATTTGATTTTGGTGGTGCTGCTAAGGCTTACCTTCATGTGACAGCTTCACTTCTTCACGAAGATTTTGCTGGTGAAAAATTAGGAATTGCCCATACAGATGCCAAAATGGGACCATTGAGTATGAATGCAGGTGTCTTCCATTTTGATGACAGCCAAGCAGACAACACTATTGCCCTCAATATCCGTTACCCTCAAGGTACAGATCCTGAAACCATCAAGTCCACCCTTGAAAAGATCGAAGGAGTGGCTACAGTGAGCTTGTCAGCCCATGGCCACACACCTCACTATGTTCCGATGGATGATGAATTGGTATCCACTCTCTTGCGTGTTTATGAGAAACAAACTGGCCTCAAAGGACACGAACAAGTGATCGGTGGTGGTACCTTTGGTCGCCTCTTGAAACGTGGGGTTGCCTTTGGTGCTATGTTCCCTGACTATGTCAATACTATGCACCAAGCTAATGAGTTCGCAGATGTCGAAGATCTCTATCGTGCAGCTGCAATTTACGCAGAAACTATCTATGAACTAATCAAATAA